ATAACAGATTGTCGGGTTTTCGCCGAATCAGGTGGGTAAACTTCACATGAGAACTGGTTAATCTCTTTTAGGAAGTGCTTCAATGAAAATAGCATATGTATTTGCCTTCGCGGCTATTATTGCCATTACTGCGGGTTCAATGTCGGCTATGGGCGCTGAGTGTAGAGCATGCTACGGTCAGCCGGACTTGAGCACAGTTTGCCCGACTTGTCAGGCTCCTGCATGGGATAGAACACCATTGTGCGAAGTGAGAGCGCCTGCATGTAACACTTGTCCATATACAGCCCCTACCATAGTCCGGGTCGACCCATGGGCAAGATGCGGAGCGTTCTGCAGTGCAGGCCAGATACCAGTCGGCTGGCCATATGGGTGGAATGCGTCATATTGGCTTCAGCCGAGCAGCAATTTCTGAGAAATAGGTAATAGGTAACAGGAAATAGTAATTGATGGTTGGTAAGGCGCGATCCCTTCGGGCCATTCTATCCTAACCCGTATTATGCGTAAAGCGCATAATACGGGTCTCCGAGAGCATTATTCACGTTTCTCGTGAATAATGCGGGCAAAGGGATCGCATGTGCTTCAGCTCACCAGTTTAAAGAAGACCTTAACTATTATAGGGCTGAACGGTGGTATTTGAAGATCGAGGATTAGTTTGTCCCCGACAAGTTCGTAGGCTGATCCGTCCACAGCCACGTCTTCATAGAGTCCCAAGTCACTTAACCTCAACGCTACTTTACGTGAGACGTGTGTGTCAGTGAGATTGAATGAGTTCACCACACATCTGCCGGACTCAGCAAGCAGATGTATATGAGTGAGTTCATCTATCCCAAAGAACCTGCCTCGACAATATAGGTCCTTAAGTTCCTTATACTGCATCATTGCCTGTTTATATGCTTCAAATCGTGCCGGATTATCCTTGCCGCCGCCTATGCCCAGATGCCGTATCGTACTTGCATACCACCAGAACGCGAGGCAGTTGTCATTGTCCTTATCCATGTTGATATGCAGGTATAGCGGAATTTCATAGCACAAGTTGTAGTAGAAGAGACTCAATGCCTTACCCGAGAGCAGGTCCTCGAATGGGTCCCACATAAACTCGAATGCCCACGCTTCATTGAAGACTCCACCGCCATGCAGATAGTACATCGGCAAGTAACGTACACCCCATGGCCACACCGGATCATGCACTTCTGTCAGTATATTTGGATGGCTCTCATGGAGCTTGCGAGAAAGCTCTACAACCGCCCGCGCATGCATATTTGGGGTGGTGGGTACCGGGTGGCCATGATTCGGGTCATAGCATGCTCCTCGCCAGTCGAACTCATCAAACATTACAAAGCTCATTCCTGCATCTGCGAGCTTGCGAATTCTCTGGAGTTTCTCCTCCTGATACCGAGTGTAGCATACACACGGTTCATAAAAGGGCTTGTAATCGTCTGGCTTGCAGTAGTAGCCTATGTTGCCGTCCGCGCGATGAGCGTACATATCAGGATAGCTATTACAATAGCTGCGGCCGATCGTGCGAAATGCCGTCTTGAGGCCATATTTGTTTTCTATGGTTTTTACGAATTCTGCAGTATCACCCAGACGCTCAGTATCCCAAATGGTCTCACCTTCGCAGACCTCCCAGCCTGGGTCGAGGTATAATGCCTCACAGCCGACATCGCGAGCCATGCCTGCCTCTCGCTCCAGCGCCTCAATTGAACAATGCTGTGCCAGAGCCTGTCGATTGTTGTGGTGCCAGCCGATGTTATAAAGCTCGTTCCAGTGGACAGGCGGATCATAATTTTCCGGTAAACCGTGTCCCCGCGAGTTCATAAATTCGCGGAACATATAGCTTCCCTGTCTCCACAATCCTTCATAAAAATGATAGCGAGTCTTTCCAAAGATGAAAGCCGCGCCCGACTTCAGACTATGCGCCTCGGTCGGCTCGTCATAGAGTGACGCCGACGCTCCGCCAAATGTAAGGTACCTCGCGCCTTCACGAAGCTCTGTGTCGAGCATAGAATACTCTATGGAATCGGGATTATACTTAATGATCAGCAGTCCATTTTCGCCATCTGTCCATGCCCATCCTTCAGATCTGGCTCTACTCTTGTCAACTACTTCCTGCGCCAAACGCTGTGGATGGTGGTTCTCTGAGCACTCATACCGGGCTTTATAGAGATCATCGAGCTGATAGTCATGCTTTTTGCCGTCAGTTTGGAGCCTGAATGGGAGAGCAACAAGCCTGTAATCTTCAATGTCTATTCCAGGACCGCCATAACGGCTGGGTTTTTCAAGCTTCTTGCGAAATCCGAACCGATAGCCGCGAAGTACAAGGTCGTTTTTTCCCAAGTTACGAATAGTAATCTGTTCTTCCAGGTACTCGTCGCCTTCGGGCAGAAATAATTTATGTGCCACTCTTACCAATTGTCCGCCGTCGGCCGCACCTAAAACGCCTGTGATGGTCACGACTTTGCCTGAGCTTGTGATCTCTTCGTTGATGACGGGTGTGAACAGCCCATCAAGATATACGATCTTATCGTCATACTCGACTATTGCTGAGTATCTATATTCGCTGTCCGCAAAAAGGACGCCTGTGTAAGCGTCCTTAAGTACTATTTTCTGCAGCCGATTATCATATTCCAAGTCGAGCTGATATCTGCTGGTATGAAAACTCTCCAGGTTCATTAACAATCCTCTTGGTTATAGACAGGCACACGATGGGCACCTGCAGTATTTCTTACTATCCCGGTTCAACCCACGAGCGAAATGGAGTGAGTGGAGAAAATACGCCTGAAGCATCCACAAGGGCCCGCATCGCGTCCCCATCTGTCTTGATCTTGCCGAGTTGCCAGGCATACATTGGGTCCAGATAGCCAGTGTATAGTTTTGCGAGTGTTTGGACATCCATTCGCAGCTTGTTGTTTGACAGTGGCTTATCGATTTCAACTTTTCCGTCTTTAGCCCTGACATCAAATTCAAATCCATGCGCAAAGACAGGATCGTCTATCGAAAGTGTAAAGCTGCAGGATATGTGTTCCATCGGTTTCAGTGAAGCCATGGCTTTTAAGGGGTCAGCTATCCTGAACTCAAAGGACGGCCTGACCATCGCATTGATCAGTCGCGGGTTCGGAATCCCATGGAAGAACAAGTCATCAACCGGGGTACTAAATCTGATCCTCGCGTCGGGCTCAATGGATGCGAGCATTGCAAGAATATTCCGTCTGTGCTCATTATCTGGGCACATAATCTCGCTTATAAAGAACAGCTTTCTTTCTTCTTCTGTGCGCACTGCATATATCGCATATCCTGAAAGCTGTCCGTCGTCAGCAATGCTGACTATGACCCTTCTGCCTGTTTCGACAACAGATGCTAAACTTTCTTTGATATGTACAATCCTGTCCCACCAATCATCAGACCTAAGCGTAGAACAGTTATAGTCTCTGGCGCAACTATCGTAAATCTTCTTGATCTCGGGCAAGTCGTCAAGTGAGGCATAGCGGGCTTTACTAGGGTCTCCGATAGTAGTAAGAGCGCTTGCATCAGCAGTGTAAGTCCTTACCTCACAACCCACTTCCCAACCAAATTTACGATAATACTCATATGAAGCAGGCCATAATGATGAAGTAGAAATACCTTCTTCACGCAAGAGCTTTACGCATTGGGTAAGTAAGGCCTGCGCACATCCATGACGTCTGTGCTGCGAGAGCGTACACACTGCACCTACGGCAGAGTGGCTGACTTCAGCATCACCAACATATACCGGGCCTGGGGTGCAGATCAATGTGGAGACAAGTTCCCCATCGACCTCGCAGACCAGAATAAACCTCTCGCCAAACATCTCAGCAATCGTATGAAACGAACTCTGCCACTTATCTTGGTCCTGGCCAAAGACTACATAGGCAATATCAGCTGCCTTTTCGACTTCCGCAGGCGTGGGATTTCTGACAATTAATTCGGGCATAAATTTACACTCCCCTCAACTGGAGTATTCTATTAATCGTCGTTATCTTCCTGCGAGAAGACAATGCATATTAATCGTCTGAAATTGTTTTTCTGCCGAGTTTGATCATATACGCGAGCATGGTGGTTCTCTTGCCCAAAAAACGTGCGGCTGCAAGATCGTTCTGTGTTGGAAGCTGGTCTGATTCAGGTCCGCTTACAGAGCTTACACCATATGGTGTGCCCGCCGAGAACATAATCGGATCGGCATATCCCGGCGGCACTATAATCATGCCAAGGTGCATAAGTGGATTGAGCATTGCAAGTAGTGTCGACTCATTGCCGCCATGAGCTGTGCTTGTGCTCACAAACACCGATGCAACTTTGTCGATGAGTGCGCCTTTCATCCACAGCGGTCCGGTCTTATCGATTACAAGTTTCATCTCCGCCGTTGGGTTTCCATAGCGCGTAGGAGTCCCCAAAAAGATGGCATCCGCCCATTCCATGTCGTCGTTGGTTGGTTCTTGATATGTGTTCATCATTTCTTTGCGGGCTGCAGCCCAGCGAGGATCCTTGGCAATTACCTCTTCTGGAGCAAGGTCTGCCGCTCTCCTGATGCGCACATCCACATCACTTACCCCTCTGGCACCTTCGGCAATCGCTTCTGCCAGCGCCCTGGTGTTCCCGTAGCGAGAGTAGAACACAACCAATACATTTGTCATCATAGCTTTCCCCCTAATTGATTTTCAGGTATTATATTGCTGAGTTGGTATTTACCGCTCTGTGCGGTCTTGCTAAACCAAATTCGTCTGATTTGATTGGATGAATGTGGAATACAGGCTTGTAGTGCGTCTGAAAGAGAAAACGACAAAATATCTTGTCGCTGGAGGCCACCAAATGGAAGAGCAATTGAATACTATGAGTCCGAGAAGTCGAAATAAGACTATTCCTCTTGTTGTAGTGCTGCTGCTGATTGCGGCATCTTGTCTTGCGGCTTATTATATGATCGCTGTATACTTTAGGTCCCCGGTTGATCCCGCCACATATGTGCCTGCAAATGCAGTTGCAGCCGTGACGGTCGACCTTACACAAACAGCCGAAAAAGAAGCTGCACTCAAGACAATCCTAACGATATTTAAGGACGCAGGTGTAAAGGACCCGACACACAGGTTCTTTGAAGAAGTCAATAAGCAGCTTAGGATTGATATAAAGAGTGATGTTATTGGCCATTTGAGCGGCGTGGGCGCTGCGGCAGTGCTGCCTGCAATGACAGGAAAGCTGCCGCAGATAATTGCCGTTGTTGGAACCAGGGGTGAAAACGATTCAAACGCGATTATGACAAAGCTGGGCGATCAGCTAAATAAGAAGAAAGTAAAATTCGACAGATTGGAGTATGACGGTTTTTATTACTACTATGTCCCATCAGAGGGTTCGCGAAATCCGTATTCGACTGGGATCGCCAGCTATGTCGGTGCGGTAAAGAGTGGTATTGTTTATGCCAACAGTGATGAGGCATTTAAGGTTGTTGTGGACACCGCCAAAGGCCGGTCGAACCTTGCCGACAACGAATATTTCAAAACCATGCGCAAGAAGGGCGGGTCGACGTTTGCATCGGTCTATTATAATGGCAAAAGCTACTATAAGCTGATCGGTCCGGCTTTCAAAATCGCCTCAGGACAATTTGCCCCCGGTGCGGATAACATGATAAAGGACCTGATTGAAAACAACGTTGCCGCAGTGGGTAATTTCGACGCAACTGCGGACGGAATAAGTTTTCACCTCAAGGGCATCACGAAGAAGCCCATTCAGTCCGATAGTGTCTCGATCGAAGAACTAGCGTCATTTGCTCCGAAGGGAGCAGCGGTAGTTGCTGCGACTACGGGATTCGATAATGCCTGGCAAGACTTTAGAGTCCAGATGGACTCTAACCCACAGATAGCTGGACAAATGAATATGATGTCCAACCAAATTCAGCAGTTTATCGGAATCGATCCGTATGCAGACCTGTTTGATAGGATAACGGCAGTCGGCGGATATTATGACCCGACGGGACCTCTCAAGATGAATACTATTTGCGGCAATATGACGTTAGTTTTCAAAATGGATAAGCCCGATGTCATGCGGAATTCGCTAACAAAGATACATACTGCACTCTCGGGTTTTGGCTTTGTTCAGATCAAGCCCGCCAAGGTGGGAGGAGTTGATGCAGCCATAGTCCCACTTGGTCAGAGTGGGGTGTTTTGCGATGCAATATCCGGCAATTGTCTATTGCTGAATTTGAGTGGGTCCAACACGGCTGAGGGACTAAAGAGCGCTATAATGACTTCCGCAGGCAAGTCTCCGTCTATTGTGAGAAGCAAGTCATTCCAGAGCGTGGCAAAACTATTGCCGAAGAAAGCAACCGCTCTAATATACTGCGACTCCGGTTCGACAATGGGTTTCATTGCACAAAATGTCCCGGCCAGTGACCGTAAAATTGTTAAATCTGTTAGCAAAAAAATCGGTGCGTTTGGTGTGACGATTGGCTCAACCGGCACCAAATACGAAATGAAAGCTGTAATGCCCTTCAAAGTGCGCTGACAGCTCAGCGCAATTAGGCTTGACAATTCTGTTCGGGACAAGGTTGTTCCGACGAGATAGCCAAATTACATTCTGTTCTTGCCGAGATGCAGGAAAAATTGTATAATATCTTACGAGTAGGGAAATCGCTATTTTGTGATTTCTGGGTATTTGTGTGTACCGGACTCTGACAAGCCGTATAATCGGCTTGGGTCACAATTCACGAGGTGATACAACCACAGATGATATATCCATCCGCAGATAAACTTGAAAACATGGGCAGCAAGTATGCGTTAGTCGTGCTTGCTGCAAAACGAGCAAAGCAGATCAAGAGCGGCGTGCAGCCTCTAATAAACACGGACTCTAAAAATCCGCTGACAATTGCTCTGGAGGAGATAGCTGCAGGCAAGATCACATGCGAGGTGCCAGACACAGACGTCATTACGACAGTTGCCGAGGAACCCGAAGTTGCCCAGTTGCTGGCGATCCCTGAAAGACCTGAGGGAGAAGAGGAAGAGCTCGAACTTGAGACGGTTGAGGAAGAAACCACTCTGACACTCGATGAGGATATCTCAGAGGACGACGAGCTTGATGAGCTCGAAGATGAAGAAGAGGAAGAGCCGCTTGATCTCGGGCTGGACGAAGATGAAGGTGAAACCGAAGATGTGGTTGAGCAGGATTTGGACGACGAATTGGCACTGGATGAAAAGCCCAAACGCAAACGAAAATCCAAGGCTGACATAGAACCAGATATAGATATTGATGCTATTGGCGAAGATATTATTGCCGACGAGGAAGAAAACTCGGAGGACTAATCACATTTAGTATTTGGGATTTTTGATTTTATATTTTGTTTGGGGACCGTAACGGCCGAGGATGACAATGCGTTCCTCGGTCGTTGGATTTTGATATGGTTAATAAAAAAGACTACTATGAAACGTTGGGTGTGGCGCGAGATGCCGACCTGAACACAATAAAAAAAGCATACAGGCGATTGGCGCGACAGCATCACCCGGACGTGAACTCTGCCGCCGATGCAGAAGCAAGGTTCAAAGAGATAAACGAAGCATATCAAGTGCTCTCAGACCCGGAGAAGCGTGAAATATATGACCGATATGGCCAGCAGGGGCTCGAAGGTGCAGCACAAGGTCAGGGATTCGGTGGATTTGAAGGCTTCGGGGGTTTTGAAGATATATTCGATATGTTTTTCGGCGGTGGCCCAAGTGCCGGCGCGACGCGCGGACGAACCGGAGCCGAACGCGGAGATGATCTTCGTTATGACCTTGAAATGACTCTCGAAGAGGCTGCACACGGAGTCAGCCGCAGCATCCGCTATACTCGGATGGAAACTTGCCAAGTATGCAGCGGCACCGGTGCAGAACCGGGCACCAAACTTGAGACATGCACTCTATGTCACGGAAGCGGTCAGGTCAGGCAGCAGCAGCAGAGCATATTCGGCACCCAGATCAGGATTGGAACATGCCCCAAGTGTCATGGTGAAGGAAAAACTGTAGGCTCGCCATGCAAAGAGTGTTCCGGTCAGGGCAGAAAGCGCAAGACAATCGAAAAGAACGTGGATATCCCTGTCGGGGTCGACAGTGGTATGAGAATACGCCTCTCAGGTGAGGGCGATGCCGGACGCAGAAGCGGACCCAGTGGTGATCTGTATATAATCACTCATGTAAAAAAACACGACTACTTCGAGCGCAGAGGCAGCGACCTTTGGAGCGAAGTTACGATTGGGTTTGCAACGGCAGCCCTTGGTGGTCAGATCGATGTGCGGACTATAGACGGCACATCCGAATTGGATGTATCGCCGGGGACGCAGTCCGGTGAAGTCTACTCGTTAAGAGGTAAAGGCATGCCTGACCCGACCGGTGGCCGGGCTGGTGACCAGAATGTGGTCCTGCGTGTGGAAACTCCGACAAGACTTACGGACCAGGAAAAAGAACTGCTAAAACAGTTCGCCGAACTGCGTGGAGAAGACATTAAAGAAGCGCAGGGCAAAAATTTCTTTGAACGAGTGAAGGATGCCATACACGGACTATGAGATGGGTCGAGATTACCGTAAACGCCACTGGTGAATCGGCAGAGGCTGTCAGCAATATTCTTATCGAGGAAGGCTGCGGCGGAACAGCCACAAGCAGTCTCGTGAAATCCGACAAACAGACAGCCAATGACATCATCGGATATTTGCCGGTTGACGACAGGCTTGAAGGCAGACTGCAGAATATCAGTGAGCGGGTAAAGACTCTGCCGGACCTTGGGCTGAGCCTTGCAAGTGATGAAATAACTATCAAACGAGTTAAGGACGAAGAGTGGGCATCGGCGTGGAAGAAGTTTTTCAAGCCCCTAAAGATAGGCCGAGTCGTAATCAGACCGACTTGGGAAGAGTATGATCCGCAGCCGGACGATATTGTGATCGACCTTGACCCGGGCATGGCCTTTGGAACGGGCAGTCATCCGACCACAAAACTCTGCCTGGAAGCTCTGCAGGATTATGTAAAAGGCGGCGAAACCGTTCTGGACATGGGGACAGGCTCGGCTATCCTTGCGATGGCTGCGGCAAGGCTCGGTGCCGCGAGGGTTGTTGGGCTGGAGATCGACCCGGTGGCAGTGGAAGCAGCAGTAGATAATGTAAAGCGAGTGAATCTGGGCAACACGATTAAAATAGAACGCGCAGACTCGCCATCGGCATTTGAGGGCCAGGCCGACATAGTGCTGGCAAATATTATCGCGAAGGTCATTATCGACATGGCCGAAGGGCTCGCGTCAAAGGTTAGGCCCGGTGGAATATTAATCGCTTCGGGAATCGTAGTCGAGCGCTCACAGGAAGTGATCGACACTCTGACCAGTCTTGGACTGAAGCTGCACGAAGTGCGGCAGGGCGGCGACTGGGTGGCTCTGGTCTTCAAGCAGCCGGATTAGTTCAGTTTACAACCTTTTGACTTTTTTACTCTACATATATGGCTAATCACCGCAGATTCTTAATAGACCCCAATCAGATAAATGGCTCCGACGCCGTAATTACAGGCGAGACGGCAAGGCAGATCACAAAAGTCCTGCGCCTGAGAGAGGGCGATATGATCTGTCTGCTCGATGGGCTGGGAAATGAACACAGCGCCCTGATATCCTCTATTACGAAAGAGCAGGTATCCACAAGAATAATCACAACCAACTCCTGCGACCGCGAACCGAGACTGCGCCTCACCCTAGCAATCTGCCTGCCTAAGGGCGACAGGCTGGACTTTATTGTTCAGAAGTGCGCCGAGTTGGGAATATCAAGATATATAATAGTGAACTCGGAGAGGGTCGTGACCAGGCTCGATGAATCCAAAACCGCTGATAGGCTCGCCAGATGGCGCAAAATTGCATCTGAAGCAGTGGAACAGTGCGGTGGCGCTCGAATTCCCGAGCTGACGGGTATAGTCGATTTTGCCGAGTTGCCGGATGAGATAAAGAAATATGACCTCGCGCTGATCGCATGGGAAGAAGAGCAAAGTGTCGGAATCAAGAGCGCGTTGCGGAAAAATGCAGGGGCTGAGTCTGTCATGCTCATTGTGGGCCCTGAAGGCGGGCTTATCGAAAGTGAAGTGGCATCCGCAAAGTCTGCTGGGGCGGTATGCGTGAGCCTGGGTAGACGAGTCCTGCGGACTGAAACGGCGGCGATTGCGGGGTGCGCGGCAATACTCTATGAGCTGGAAGGCGAATTGTAATCGAGTGATGGACACAGGTTCCAACATCCAACCCTGCAGGAATTCGGCTGCAGGTGGGGAAGGAAAAATTAGAGTGCCGAGCGAGCATGGCTCCCGCTGAATCGGCATGACCCAAATTTGCAAAAGTGGAGCCTGTAAAATATGGCGATTATTGAAAAAAACACCTTGGGAATAAAGCAGCTCAGGGTTACAGACAACCTGGAGCAACTCCTGGATGTCCTGCCGCCCCCGGTTCGACAGAGACTGGAAGAACAGGAAGATGTGGAGGACCTGCTTGAAATAGTCATGGACCTGGGACGAGAACCCGAAGCACGGTTTCCATTAAGAGTGATGCAGCTATCCGATATCGCTGTTAAAGCTGAGGATATAGCCTACGTCGTCGAGCGAGTCGGCCAGTTCGGCAAGGACAACCGTGCCGGTATTGAACGAACTCTCCATCGAATATCGGCAATACGTAACAGGCAGGGGCATATAGTCGGTCTGACATGCCGCATTGGGCGTGCAGTCTACGGCACCATTGATATTATCCGCGACGTGGTCGAAGGCGGACGCAGTATACTGATGCTCGGGCGGCCCGGGGTCGGCAAGACAACCAAGCTCAGAGAAGTGGCCAGAATACTGTCGGACGAGTTTAAGAAGCGCGTGGTGATAGTCGATACATCCAATGAGATAGCAGGGGATGGAGATATCCCACACCCCGCCATCGGTCATGCTCGTCGAATGCAGGTTGCGACACCCGACCAGCAGCATGCCGTGATGATCGAGGCAGTTGAAAACCACATGCCGGAAGTGATCGTGATCGATGAGATAGGCACTGAGCAGGAGGCTTTCGCCGCCCGAACCATTGCCGAACGGGGGGTAATGCTGGTTGCGACGGCTCATGGTAACTCCCTTGACAACCTGCTGATGAACCCGACACTCTCGGATTTGGTGGGCGGGATCCAGACCGTTACTCTGTCCGATGAAGAAGCAAAACGCCGCGGGACTCAAAAGACCGTCCTTGAACGCAAGGCTCCGCCCACATTCGACGTCTTGATCGAGATCATGGAGATGGACAAACTGGCGATCCATCACGATGTGGCTGATATTGTTGACAAGATGCTGCGCGGTGCGCCTCCAAGACCTGAGATCAGAGTCCGCAATCCCGAGGGCGAAGTTGAAGTAGTTCAGCCGAGCGACCTGGTGAGCAGGGGTGAGTCTCAAAGGTCCAGACTCGAACACGAGCATGAGGTTGTCGAAACACACCCGATGACCGCGATTGTAAAAGTCTTCCCGTATGGTGTCAGCCGGAACCGCTTGGAAAGGGCAATTAAAGAACTCAAAGTCCCGGCGTATATCATCAAGGAACTCGGCGAGGCCAATGCCGTCGTTACCCTGAAAACGCATGAGCGCAAAGATATAGGTCTGCTGCAGGAAGCAAAACGCCGCGGTGTACCCGTATATGTGATTAAGAGTAACACATATGCGCAGATTGCGGGCGTGATGCGTGATATCTTCCACCTTGGACCATCCAATGAGGAAGAAGGGGCTCTGCGTGAGGTTGAAGAGGCCGTCCAGCGGCTGGTGGAGACAGGT
The DNA window shown above is from bacterium and carries:
- a CDS encoding GNAT family N-acetyltransferase gives rise to the protein MPELIVRNPTPAEVEKAADIAYVVFGQDQDKWQSSFHTIAEMFGERFILVCEVDGELVSTLICTPGPVYVGDAEVSHSAVGAVCTLSQHRRHGCAQALLTQCVKLLREEGISTSSLWPASYEYYRKFGWEVGCEVRTYTADASALTTIGDPSKARYASLDDLPEIKKIYDSCARDYNCSTLRSDDWWDRIVHIKESLASVVETGRRVIVSIADDGQLSGYAIYAVRTEEERKLFFISEIMCPDNEHRRNILAMLASIEPDARIRFSTPVDDLFFHGIPNPRLINAMVRPSFEFRIADPLKAMASLKPMEHISCSFTLSIDDPVFAHGFEFDVRAKDGKVEIDKPLSNNKLRMDVQTLAKLYTGYLDPMYAWQLGKIKTDGDAMRALVDASGVFSPLTPFRSWVEPG
- the wrbA gene encoding NAD(P)H:quinone oxidoreductase; amino-acid sequence: MMTNVLVVFYSRYGNTRALAEAIAEGARGVSDVDVRIRRAADLAPEEVIAKDPRWAAARKEMMNTYQEPTNDDMEWADAIFLGTPTRYGNPTAEMKLVIDKTGPLWMKGALIDKVASVFVSTSTAHGGNESTLLAMLNPLMHLGMIIVPPGYADPIMFSAGTPYGVSSVSGPESDQLPTQNDLAAARFLGKRTTMLAYMIKLGRKTISDD
- a CDS encoding DUF3352 domain-containing protein: MEEQLNTMSPRSRNKTIPLVVVLLLIAASCLAAYYMIAVYFRSPVDPATYVPANAVAAVTVDLTQTAEKEAALKTILTIFKDAGVKDPTHRFFEEVNKQLRIDIKSDVIGHLSGVGAAAVLPAMTGKLPQIIAVVGTRGENDSNAIMTKLGDQLNKKKVKFDRLEYDGFYYYYVPSEGSRNPYSTGIASYVGAVKSGIVYANSDEAFKVVVDTAKGRSNLADNEYFKTMRKKGGSTFASVYYNGKSYYKLIGPAFKIASGQFAPGADNMIKDLIENNVAAVGNFDATADGISFHLKGITKKPIQSDSVSIEELASFAPKGAAVVAATTGFDNAWQDFRVQMDSNPQIAGQMNMMSNQIQQFIGIDPYADLFDRITAVGGYYDPTGPLKMNTICGNMTLVFKMDKPDVMRNSLTKIHTALSGFGFVQIKPAKVGGVDAAIVPLGQSGVFCDAISGNCLLLNLSGSNTAEGLKSAIMTSAGKSPSIVRSKSFQSVAKLLPKKATALIYCDSGSTMGFIAQNVPASDRKIVKSVSKKIGAFGVTIGSTGTKYEMKAVMPFKVR
- the dnaJ gene encoding molecular chaperone DnaJ; translated protein: MVNKKDYYETLGVARDADLNTIKKAYRRLARQHHPDVNSAADAEARFKEINEAYQVLSDPEKREIYDRYGQQGLEGAAQGQGFGGFEGFGGFEDIFDMFFGGGPSAGATRGRTGAERGDDLRYDLEMTLEEAAHGVSRSIRYTRMETCQVCSGTGAEPGTKLETCTLCHGSGQVRQQQQSIFGTQIRIGTCPKCHGEGKTVGSPCKECSGQGRKRKTIEKNVDIPVGVDSGMRIRLSGEGDAGRRSGPSGDLYIITHVKKHDYFERRGSDLWSEVTIGFATAALGGQIDVRTIDGTSELDVSPGTQSGEVYSLRGKGMPDPTGGRAGDQNVVLRVETPTRLTDQEKELLKQFAELRGEDIKEAQGKNFFERVKDAIHGL
- the prmA gene encoding 50S ribosomal protein L11 methyltransferase, giving the protein MRWVEITVNATGESAEAVSNILIEEGCGGTATSSLVKSDKQTANDIIGYLPVDDRLEGRLQNISERVKTLPDLGLSLASDEITIKRVKDEEWASAWKKFFKPLKIGRVVIRPTWEEYDPQPDDIVIDLDPGMAFGTGSHPTTKLCLEALQDYVKGGETVLDMGTGSAILAMAAARLGAARVVGLEIDPVAVEAAVDNVKRVNLGNTIKIERADSPSAFEGQADIVLANIIAKVIIDMAEGLASKVRPGGILIASGIVVERSQEVIDTLTSLGLKLHEVRQGGDWVALVFKQPD
- a CDS encoding 16S rRNA (uracil(1498)-N(3))-methyltransferase translates to MANHRRFLIDPNQINGSDAVITGETARQITKVLRLREGDMICLLDGLGNEHSALISSITKEQVSTRIITTNSCDREPRLRLTLAICLPKGDRLDFIVQKCAELGISRYIIVNSERVVTRLDESKTADRLARWRKIASEAVEQCGGARIPELTGIVDFAELPDEIKKYDLALIAWEEEQSVGIKSALRKNAGAESVMLIVGPEGGLIESEVASAKSAGAVCVSLGRRVLRTETAAIAGCAAILYELEGEL
- a CDS encoding AAA family ATPase, whose protein sequence is MAIIEKNTLGIKQLRVTDNLEQLLDVLPPPVRQRLEEQEDVEDLLEIVMDLGREPEARFPLRVMQLSDIAVKAEDIAYVVERVGQFGKDNRAGIERTLHRISAIRNRQGHIVGLTCRIGRAVYGTIDIIRDVVEGGRSILMLGRPGVGKTTKLREVARILSDEFKKRVVIVDTSNEIAGDGDIPHPAIGHARRMQVATPDQQHAVMIEAVENHMPEVIVIDEIGTEQEAFAARTIAERGVMLVATAHGNSLDNLLMNPTLSDLVGGIQTVTLSDEEAKRRGTQKTVLERKAPPTFDVLIEIMEMDKLAIHHDVADIVDKMLRGAPPRPEIRVRNPEGEVEVVQPSDLVSRGESQRSRLEHEHEVVETHPMTAIVKVFPYGVSRNRLERAIKELKVPAYIIKELGEANAVVTLKTHERKDIGLLQEAKRRGVPVYVIKSNTYAQIAGVMRDIFHLGPSNEEEGALREVEEAVQRLVETGEPQELAPQSSFIRRIQHQLVEKYDLTSESVGTEPYRRVRIFKG